The window TCCGCCGTCATGATTACCAACGTCGGAACGCAAGTTCTCGTCTCCCAGCGTGTCGGTGCGAATGATGAATCCGGTGCACGACGTGCAGTCTTTCACGGCGTTACACTCGCGCTCGTCCTTGGAACGATGCTTGCTGCGTTCGTGTTCGTTTTTGGGGTCGGGATCATCTCCCTGTTCGGCGCCGAGGCGTCGGTCGCGTCGATGGGGGTTGTTTATCTCACCACGTATTCGCTCGGATTCCCGCTTATAGGGATGTGTGATGCCATCGAGATGGGTTTCATCGGATGGGGTGATTCACGTGCGGCTCTCTACATCAATATCATTGCAGTCGTTGTCAATATGATTCTTGACCCGTTTCTCATCTTCGGCTACGGAATCCCGGACTTTTCCGGATTTCAAGTCGCTGGCGCCGCTCTTGCAACCATCCTCGGCTATGCCATGTCGTTGCTGTTCGCCCTCGGGATGACGCTTCGGGGGCGAAACGGATTCTCGATTACGAGAAAGTCAATGACGTTTCGGAGAACCGACTACCGTGAAATTCTCGATATCGGTCTTCCGATTTGCGGTCAGCGTGCGGCCGGCCAATCAGTCCGCCTCTTCATCATCGCGGTCGTGGTTTCTGCCGGTGGTTCTGCCGCACTTGCGGCGTACACAGTCGGTGCGCGCATCGCCAGCGTCGCATTCATTCCAGCAGGTGGTCTTTCACAGGCCGCACAGAGCATCATCGGTCAAAATATCGGGGCTGACAAACCGATGCGTGCCAGACGGACCACGTGGACCGGTGCGGCTATCGCCGCTATCGGTCTGACGTTCGTGGGCGTCGTCCAGTGGGCGGCCCCCGGAGCACTGGTCAGAATATTCGTGCCCGACATGACTCCGAATGGTTTCAAACTAACTGTCGAATACCTCAAAATATTGGCCTACGGCTACTGGGCCATCGGAGCGATGTACCTGTTCAATGCTGGTTTCAACGGTGCACGCCGGACCAAAGTAACTATGCTTGCTGATCTGCTGAAATATTGGTCGGTTCGACTGCCGATCGCTGCGATCGGCGTGTTGTGGTTCGGGTACACCGTTCGTGCCGCTTTCTGGGCAGTCACGATTTCGAACATCGTCGGTGCGATCGGCGCGGGCACGTACTACTACTATTCGACTAGCAACGGAATGATCGAACGTGCAATAGAAACCGCGTCGAACCCGGCGGACTAACGCTGTCGCTCAGGGGTTCGAAAGGGGAAAGAATGGGGAGCGCGGAGCGTTTGACCGCGTCCGGAGAGTGAACGCCGGAGTACTTAAAGACGCGGTGGGCAGACTGAAAGTGAAATCGCAAGCAAGCTCGGGGAAAAATGGTGTGTCTGACGGAAGGCAGACATCGATGTCCGACGGTCGTCGTATATAAATCATTCGGCAGTTCGAATCCGAACGTTTTGCTTACGGATGTATCGGCGGACACGCTGTTCTAAGCTTCCATCACCGGGCCACGAAACAGCGTCTTCGACACCTAGTTGACCCGGCTCTCCGACGTACACCGCCACCTCTCCGACTTCCGATGGAACCGTGACCCGTACGTACAATCCACGTTCGACGCCTTCGTACGAATCGAGCATGGTCGTGTCTGGCGTTTCGAGCAGCCGACCTTTCGTTTCACCACCTGGTGCCACTGTCGGATACGTTCCATCGACACGATGCATTCCCGACAATATTGCATCATCGACGAACTCGAACGTTTCGACGACCGATTCGACATGGTCTGTGTCGGTGAGTGTCCCGTAGACGAACACTAACATACGCTGTTTTCCATATTGTTCCCCACACTCATCATGGGTTGGGAACGGCGGTCGATCGCCTGCCGAACCCGCTCCAACTGCTCGTCACCTTTCCCCCGCATTGCTCTTCGCTTCCGTCGACGATCGCAAGCGACCTCATTTTTCAGTACGAAAACGTACGACAGCTGTGGGGGGGGAAGCGTTTCTTCCTGTGCTTCGTTGGTTGCCCGTTCCGGTACACCCAAATCCCGCCGTGGGGTATCGCGTTGCGTGACCGTTCGCACGCGAACCATCGCCGTTTGGCAGCGAGTAGTTCACCTCTCGTGGCCGGTGATGGCCGAGCAGGTGCTTCGGACGTTGATGCGGACGACGGACATCATCGTCACTGCCCTGTTTTCTCCGGCCGCAGTCGCGGCAATCGGTCTCGCCGACCTCTATGCCAGACTCCCCCTCCGAATCGGTCTCGGTCTTGGTGGTGGCGCTATCGCGCTCTCGAGTCAGGACACCGGCGTCGGTGCAACCGCGAACCGCGACGAAGCCGTTACGCAAGCGATTCTCGTCAGCGCGGTTGCTGGCATCCCCTTCGTCCTCTTCGGTCTGCTGTTCGCCGAGCCAGCGATCGCACTCCTCGGCGCACCTCCAAACGTTGCACGAATGGGCGGCACGTATCTCCTTATCATCTTTCTCACTGCACCCGCTCGACACGTCGCGCTCGTCGCCGCACGCTCCTTACAGGGAACTGGCGATACGAAAACACCGATGTATGTCAACGTGGTTTCCAATCTGCTCAACATCGGTGGTACCGTCGCACTTGGACTCGGCATCGGTCCGTTTCCGGAGTGGCGCATCGTCGGCGTCGGCGTCGCTACCGCAGTTGGCAACCTGTTCACTGCGACAGCACTCCTATTGGCGATCCACGGCGGGTGGACGCAGTCGTCGTTTGCCCGACCCCACAATCGAACCATCACCAAACAACTACTCGTCGTCAGTGCTCCACGAATCGGCGAAGGCATCGCCGCGACGATTGCCGAGTTCCCGTTCAACGCGATTTTGCTCGCCTTCGGAACCGAAGTCAACGCGGCGTATCAAATCGGTCGGCGGGTGTATCAGCAGGTGACGGGTCCACTCTCCCGTGGATACAGCGTTGCTTCCAGTGTCATCGTCGGTCAGGCTCTCGGTAACGGTGATCCCGACCGAGCACGCTTCGAGGGGTGGGCAACCGTCGCCCTCGGACTTCTAACGGTCGGCGGAATCGGCGGTCTCCTCTTTCTCACCGCCGTGCCGCTGGTCCGGCTTTTCACCTCCGACCCGCCGACGCTCGAATACGCCGCGGACTTCGCCCGTGTGTACGGATTAGCTGCGCCGTTCCTCGTTTCGTTCGTCGTCCTCGCCGGGTCACTGCAGGGTGGGAGCGATACGAAAACACCATTCATCGCCCGCACGTCTGGAATGTTCCTGTTCATGGTCGGATTCTCGTGGCTGGTCGGCGTCCGGCTTGGATACGGTGTGACGGGTGTTTATGCAGGTATTATCCTGTATTACGTCTGGTCAACAGCGATCGTCGGAGCGGGATTCTACTGGGGAGAATGGGCGTCGCGCGCTACTGCGATGATGAAGGAGCGAGGGAGCGCCGAGGAGGCTTGAGCAGCGTACGTAGCGGCAGAAAACGGGGGAAGAAGAAAACGATACGCGTGGTGAGGCCTATTTTGAACCAATGCCAGATACCCGGTTCACCACGGATACGATCGACGGCCCACACGCCGGACAACATATCGCGACCACAGGTTCGGACGTGGACGAGGCCGATACGGCGATAGTACTCGTCCACGGGCGCGGCGCGACTGCCGAGAGTATCCTCGAACTATCCCACGAGTTTTCACACGACGAAATCGCTTACGTTGCGCCACAGGCATCGCAAAACACGTGGTACCCCCAATCGTTTCTCGCCCCGATGGAGTCGAACCAGCCGTATCTGTCGTCCGCGTTGGCGTTGCTCGACACGATCGTTTCCGACCTCGATACCGCTGGAATCCCGCCGGACCGGATCTTTCTCCTCGGGTTCTCACAAGGTGCGTGCTTGACGACGGAGTTCGTCGCACGAAACGCGAAGCGGTACGGCGGCGTCGCCGGGTTGAGCGGCGGTCTTATCGGTCCGGAAGGAACGCCCCGCGAATACGAGGGGTCGCTCGACGATACCCCGATTTATCTTGGCTGTAGCGACCGCGATCCGCACATTCCGGTCGAACGCGTCCACGAGACGAGGGACGTGCTCCGTGACCTCGACGCGGATGTGACCGAGCAAATTTTCGAGGGGATGGGCCACGGCGTCGTGCCCGAGGAAATCGCCAGCGTTGCAGAAATGGTGGACGAACTGATGGCAACCTAACGTCGAGCGTTCAGAACCGTTCACCGCGTTTCGAACTGTTTACCCCCCGCAACGACGGCCGAAACGGAGGGGGAGCGTCGCCTCGGCTTATACTGCTGCTGGAAGATGTACCGGTATGACCCATTCCCGTCGCCTTCCAACGCGGGTCACCTCGCTCGAGGAATTTCGTACGACGCTGAAGTTGCTACTCGGCATCCACTACGACTCTTCGGATGCGCTCGACCGGTCGTGGACGTTCCGCTATTCTGATGAAGAGCGACGTGACCTGATGGTCGAAGTGACGCATCTCCGTTCTCGCGGTTCGAATGCCCCTTCCCTGCGTTCCACATCGGCTTCGTCCGACCGACATCCGGAATTCGAGTTCGAGCCGATGCTCCGAGAGTTACTGATACGGGCACAGGAGGGGGGGATAGCGTTCGACCGTTCGTGGCGGTTCCAGTTCGCCGACACCGACCCCTGGGATTTGATGGTCGAAATAACGTATCTCGAAAAGCGGACCGCGAGAGCGTAGAAAAGTCGCCGGATACCAGACTATCGATCGTCGAGCGACACGAACTCGGCGTCCTCGTCACCGACGTACTTCGCACGGGGACGAATCAGTCGGTTATCGTCGTACTGCTCCAGCACGTGAGCGATCCAGCCACCGACGCGCGAGACGGCGAAAATGGGGGTGTAGATGTCGATCGGAATTCCCATCTGATAATACGTCGAGGCGGAGTAGAAGTCCACGTTCGGTGCCAGACCTTTCTCTTCTTTGATATAGTTCTCGATGGCGACGGACATCTCGTACCACTTCGTATCGCCTGCGGCCTCGCCGAGTTCTTCGCTTTGCTCGCCGAGAATCTTCGCACGCGGGTCTTTCACGTTGTAGACACGGTGGCCGAACCCAGCGACGCGTCGTCCCTCATCGAGCGCGTTCTGAACCCACTCGACCGGGTCTTGGTCTGCCTCGTCTACTTCCTTCAGCATCCGCATGACGTTGGCGTTCGCGCCGCCGTGGAGGGACCCCGACAGCGTGCCGATTGCGCTCGTCACTGCGCTGTGAAGGTCGGCGAGCGTGCTCGCCGTTACCATCGCGGAGAAGGTCGAGGCGTTCAGGCCGTGGTCGGCGTGCAGAACGAGTGCTTGGTCGAACAC of the Haladaptatus caseinilyticus genome contains:
- a CDS encoding MATE family efflux transporter; amino-acid sequence: MAEQVLRTLMRTTDIIVTALFSPAAVAAIGLADLYARLPLRIGLGLGGGAIALSSQDTGVGATANRDEAVTQAILVSAVAGIPFVLFGLLFAEPAIALLGAPPNVARMGGTYLLIIFLTAPARHVALVAARSLQGTGDTKTPMYVNVVSNLLNIGGTVALGLGIGPFPEWRIVGVGVATAVGNLFTATALLLAIHGGWTQSSFARPHNRTITKQLLVVSAPRIGEGIAATIAEFPFNAILLAFGTEVNAAYQIGRRVYQQVTGPLSRGYSVASSVIVGQALGNGDPDRARFEGWATVALGLLTVGGIGGLLFLTAVPLVRLFTSDPPTLEYAADFARVYGLAAPFLVSFVVLAGSLQGGSDTKTPFIARTSGMFLFMVGFSWLVGVRLGYGVTGVYAGIILYYVWSTAIVGAGFYWGEWASRATAMMKERGSAEEA
- a CDS encoding MATE family efflux transporter — encoded protein: MVDVSREEITNGSLTRALLLLAAPLVMQNLVQVAQQVVDTFWLGRLGEDTVAAVGLNFPLLALLFSAVMITNVGTQVLVSQRVGANDESGARRAVFHGVTLALVLGTMLAAFVFVFGVGIISLFGAEASVASMGVVYLTTYSLGFPLIGMCDAIEMGFIGWGDSRAALYINIIAVVVNMILDPFLIFGYGIPDFSGFQVAGAALATILGYAMSLLFALGMTLRGRNGFSITRKSMTFRRTDYREILDIGLPICGQRAAGQSVRLFIIAVVVSAGGSAALAAYTVGARIASVAFIPAGGLSQAAQSIIGQNIGADKPMRARRTTWTGAAIAAIGLTFVGVVQWAAPGALVRIFVPDMTPNGFKLTVEYLKILAYGYWAIGAMYLFNAGFNGARRTKVTMLADLLKYWSVRLPIAAIGVLWFGYTVRAAFWAVTISNIVGAIGAGTYYYYSTSNGMIERAIETASNPAD
- a CDS encoding alpha/beta hydrolase, giving the protein MPDTRFTTDTIDGPHAGQHIATTGSDVDEADTAIVLVHGRGATAESILELSHEFSHDEIAYVAPQASQNTWYPQSFLAPMESNQPYLSSALALLDTIVSDLDTAGIPPDRIFLLGFSQGACLTTEFVARNAKRYGGVAGLSGGLIGPEGTPREYEGSLDDTPIYLGCSDRDPHIPVERVHETRDVLRDLDADVTEQIFEGMGHGVVPEEIASVAEMVDELMAT
- a CDS encoding gamma-glutamylcyclotransferase family protein, with the protein product MLVFVYGTLTDTDHVESVVETFEFVDDAILSGMHRVDGTYPTVAPGGETKGRLLETPDTTMLDSYEGVERGLYVRVTVPSEVGEVAVYVGEPGQLGVEDAVSWPGDGSLEQRVRRYIRKQNVRIRTAE
- the citZ gene encoding citrate synthase; this translates as MADEVKKGLEGVVVAESALSHIDGDAGKLVYRGYTIEDLARDASYEEVLYLLWHGELPNRDELESFSESMANERAVDGGVMETVRELAESDSNPMAALRTAVSMLATYDPDDSDSDPADHEANLRKGRRITAKMPTILAAFTRIRNGDEPVEPRTDLGHAENFLYMLNGEEPDDVLADVFDQALVLHADHGLNASTFSAMVTASTLADLHSAVTSAIGTLSGSLHGGANANVMRMLKEVDEADQDPVEWVQNALDEGRRVAGFGHRVYNVKDPRAKILGEQSEELGEAAGDTKWYEMSVAIENYIKEEKGLAPNVDFYSASTYYQMGIPIDIYTPIFAVSRVGGWIAHVLEQYDDNRLIRPRAKYVGDEDAEFVSLDDR